The sequence below is a genomic window from Serratia nevei.
TGCCTGATCTTCGTCGGCTCCGGTTTCGAGCGCAAAGGGCTGGCCGCCGCCATCCGCGCCGTGGCGGCGACCGACAGCCACCTGTTGGTGGTCGGCAAAGACAAGGCCGAAAAACGCTATCGAGCGCTGGCACAGTCGCAGGGCTGCGGCGAGCAGGTTCACTTTATGGGCGTGCAGAAGCAGACCTTGCCGTTCTATCAGGCCGCGGACGCGCTGCTCCTGCCGACGCTGTACGATCCGTTCCCGAATGTGATTCTGGAAGCGATGTCGTGCGGCCTGCCGGTTATCACCAGCACCACCTGCGGCGGCGCCGAGTTTATCACCCCCGGCCAGAACGGCTTCGTGACCGACGCGCTCGACGTACCGGCCATCACGGAGGCCATTCGGGCGCTGCCGCGCCAGGCGCTGGGATCATCCATGGGCGAAGCGGCGAGATTGCGCATTATGACGGCTACGCCGGCGCATCTGTCCGAACAGCTGATTTCCCTCTATAACCGGTTACTGGATTAGCTATGCGTATTCTGATGATCATCGACGGCCTGCCGGGAGGCGGCGCGGAAAAAGTGGTGCTGACCCTATGCCAGGGCATGCAGCAACAGGGGCATGACGTCAGTCTGATCTCGCTGCGCGACGTCTGCAATTACCCTATCCCGTCAGGCATTGATTATCAGGTGGTGGCCGATCGCAGCCGTGCCCCCTGGCGCAAGCTGACCGAGCTGTCGCGCCGCGCCGCCGCGCTGGATCGGGCAATAGCCGAACACGAGCGCCAACACGGCGCGTTCGATCTGGTGTTCTCCAATCTGCATAAAACCGATCGCATCGTCAGCCGCAGCAAGCGGTTGGCCGCGGATCGCCTGTGGTTCTGCATTCACGGCATTCTCTCCACCTCCTATCTCGGCCACCGCAAGGGCCTGGATCGCTGGCTGAAGCAGCGCAAAATCGCCAACGTTTACCAAGGAAGAAATATCGTCGCCGTTTCACGGGCGGTTGGCGACGATCTGCAGCAGAACTTGCCGATTCGCCCACGCCGGCTGGCGGTCATCAACAACCCGTTCGACATCGACGCCATCCAGCAACAGGCGGCGGCGCCTTGCGAACTGGCCGGCCAGGACTATCTGGTGCACGTCGGCCGCTTTCACGCCACCAAACGGCATGACCGTCTGCTGAAAGCCTATGCGCACTCGGGCATTCAGGCACCGCTGGCCTTGATCGGCACCGGGAATGATGCCAGAGTCGCCGAGGTCAAACGTCTGGCGACAGAGCTGGGCATCGCAGAGCGCGTGCTCTTCCTCGGTTTCCAGGCCAATCCTTACCCGTTTATTCGCCATGCCTCGCTGCTGGTGCTCAGCTCCGACAGCGAAGGGTTTGGTAACGTGCTGGTGGAATCGCTGCTGTGCGGCACGCCGGTGGTCAGCACTCGCTGCCCGGGCGGCCCTGCGGAAATTCTGGAAAAAGCCGGCATGGCTAACGCGCTGGCGGAATTAAACGAAGCGTCGCTGGCAGAAAAAATGGCGGAAATTTACGCCAATCCGCCCCAGATAAATCAACAGCAATTGCTGAGTTATGGGCTGGAGCCTATTTGCCGTCAATATATTGAGCTGAAAGAAAAATAATAGAGAAATAAATAAGGCAGGGGGTACCTGCCTTATTTTCTTCGTTAGCTGAGCGCCTGCATTTTCTGCCAAACCTCATCGACAGAAACATCTTCACAGTGCCCCGACTCACTCTGCAAAATATGATGACGGCCGGTCCATGGATGCCAGGAGGCTTTATCGGTATCGCCAAAGAACACCACCATGTCCTTATTCAGCGCGGCAGCAAGATGCATCTGCCCACCGTCGCTGCACAGCACCCGGTCGCATAAATCGAACCCACCCAACAGCTCGCGCACCGAGGCCGTCGGATAAAGCGCGACGCGTTCGTTTTGGCACAGCGCCAACAGCTGTTCGGCGCGCTGCTGGTCGCCGATGTCGTCCGGCGCCAGCGTGCCCTGCGGCGACCAGAAGATCAGCACGCCGGTGTGGGGATCGGCAACCAGACGGTTGATGATTTCGGCATAGCGTTCAACCGGCCAACGCCTTTTCGGGCTGCGGCTGCTGATGTGCACGGCGCATACGCGTTCGACCGGCGGCAGACGCTCCTGTAGCCGTTGCGCCGCCAATTGCCGCTCTTCAGGCGTCAGAAACACCCGCACCGGCGGGATCGGAATGGATTGGTCGGTTATCGCCGATAAATAGCTGTAGGTATGTTCGACCTGATGTTGACCGTGGAAATCGTCCTTGCGGAACGGACGATGGATATCTTTCGTGCCCAAATCGGCGCCGATGATATGGGTGGCGCCGGCCATTTTCGCTAAACGCAGGCTGTATTTGCAAGGCACCGGGTTGGCCAGAATGACCGCATCGAACTTTATTTTTCGCAGCTTCAGGAAGATCATCAAGCGTTCGAAATAAACGCCCAACGTCGTTTCATTTTTGGCCTTGTGCTTGGCCTTTTTATAGACAAAGACTTTCTCGAGATGAGGATTGTTTTTAACAACGTCCTGGCTGACTTTATTGATCAGCAGATAAACTTTAGCGTCCGGATAGGCAATTTTCACCCCTTCAATCAGAGGCGTGGTGCAAACAAGATCGCCGATGTTGTCGCGGCGAATAATTAAAATATTCTTCATTCCGAGCCTGTCGGCGAAATCGCTCGCCGGTTGTCTGAAACTGACACCCAAGGTTACCAAATTAGCGCCTTTCCCTTCCAGTTATGGTACTATTCCGAATAACCCATATAAATGAAATTGAT
It includes:
- a CDS encoding glycosyltransferase, yielding MRILMIIDGLPGGGAEKVVLTLCQGMQQQGHDVSLISLRDVCNYPIPSGIDYQVVADRSRAPWRKLTELSRRAAALDRAIAEHERQHGAFDLVFSNLHKTDRIVSRSKRLAADRLWFCIHGILSTSYLGHRKGLDRWLKQRKIANVYQGRNIVAVSRAVGDDLQQNLPIRPRRLAVINNPFDIDAIQQQAAAPCELAGQDYLVHVGRFHATKRHDRLLKAYAHSGIQAPLALIGTGNDARVAEVKRLATELGIAERVLFLGFQANPYPFIRHASLLVLSSDSEGFGNVLVESLLCGTPVVSTRCPGGPAEILEKAGMANALAELNEASLAEKMAEIYANPPQINQQQLLSYGLEPICRQYIELKEK
- a CDS encoding glycosyltransferase family 9 protein; translated protein: MKNILIIRRDNIGDLVCTTPLIEGVKIAYPDAKVYLLINKVSQDVVKNNPHLEKVFVYKKAKHKAKNETTLGVYFERLMIFLKLRKIKFDAVILANPVPCKYSLRLAKMAGATHIIGADLGTKDIHRPFRKDDFHGQHQVEHTYSYLSAITDQSIPIPPVRVFLTPEERQLAAQRLQERLPPVERVCAVHISSRSPKRRWPVERYAEIINRLVADPHTGVLIFWSPQGTLAPDDIGDQQRAEQLLALCQNERVALYPTASVRELLGGFDLCDRVLCSDGGQMHLAAALNKDMVVFFGDTDKASWHPWTGRHHILQSESGHCEDVSVDEVWQKMQALS